In Oryza sativa Japonica Group chromosome 3, ASM3414082v1, one DNA window encodes the following:
- the LOC4332766 gene encoding uncharacterized protein isoform X3, producing MMAGGGGGGGGGTLAAAMARAAPGAAAIPAGAVARAEEAAGEVVRRVRPTEASERRRAAVVGYARRLVGTALGCEVFAYGSVPLKTYLPDGDVDLTVLGNTSYGSTLIDDIYHILQSEEQNCDAEFEVKDLQLINAEVRLIKCTIENIVVDISFNQTGGICALCFLELVDRKVGKNHLVKNSIILIKAWCYYESRLLGAHHGLISTYALETLILYIFNLFHKSLHGPLEVLYRFLEYFSKFDWDNYCISLNGPVALSSLPNQIVEATNTPGSDLLFDKEFLNNSVQKTDSNACNTEFRSKYLNIIDPLKEHNNLGRSVNKASFNRIRTAFSYGAQKLGQVLLLQPELIPDEIYGFFKNTLNRIGSGVRPDIGDESYNDAFRCESFLGPGKALWDEMSSMKISCNNQDENRGPHHLSKCLVNNDSYATLNVPTHFHGDHMVASSTDLSLKSSCFIQETPNQYPLFYLEDGNGSSEQYLDHEMVEQASCCTAETCHANEEPSMHPQVYPNNTLHTFYSSLANNLEYSKSGQSDMTNSSINVAHEEKQKFSPSPLSLVDLSGDLDLQLRCLRQVQYHLEYMFDGFLQSVQEASSDCKVARDSFEIPAVNITSNSDVVLPGLLSPSSTETDERRLSPVSSSHSTEDSSQQSHDESNWDNSVQLYDSSDDISNMHETDQHILQKHMVSLGQNKTLINRQVRVKSNQASVPKGKFSICKEQITQDTATKDIKLSRHLRVKDSEHEYISTAKKISSYNCDTCLECVKPESEAMIPRHYKHARSSKNSFEHRIYDIDMGFARSGSSRNQMPKYQSLKNQDMSSLNVQKEHEINWPRKQMPSELLKLQNSLRGRACSNKKLAAKQINNNHKEHLSFVRDPEQMPYNQVNSNKEFETVGKSSQLLPRVQLSLHNDRSLTASTCQSSFPVTKGSTQFNDLEMPSLENIEFGTLGSFSLTLVSPKSNKNPNTHSTSKTCADAAALALQSHPTQSRSPGFYKVGDEDHFPPLRAGTR from the exons atgatggcgggcggtgggggtgggggagggggagggacgctggcggcggcgatggcgagggcggcgccgggggcggcggcgatcccggcgggggcggtggcgcgcgcggaggaggcggcgggcgaggtggtGCGGCGGGTGCGGCCCACGGAGGCATCCgagcggcgccgcgcggcggtCGTCGGGTACGCGCGGAGGCTCGTCGGCACCGCGCTCGGCTGCGAG GTCTTTGCATATGGATCAGTTCCATTGAAGACTTACCTTCCTGATGGGGACGTTGATCTGACTGTACTCGGCAATACATCTTATGGTAGTACTTTAATTGATGATATCTACCACATCCTTCAGTCAGAAGAGCAGAATTGTGATGCTGAATTTGAAGTAAAGGACTTGCAACTGATCAATGCTGAG GTCAGACTTATTAAATGCACTATTGAAAATATTGTCGTTGACATCTCATTCAACCAAACTGGTGGAATCTGCGCACTTTGCTTCCTTGAGCTG GTTGACCGTAAAGTTGGAAAAAATCATCTAGTCAAGAATAGCATTATATTAATCAAGGCATGGTGTTATTATGAAAGTCGTCTACTAGGAGCTCATCATGGACTGATATCAACTTACGCACTGGAAACTCTTATTCTTTACATATTCAATCTATTCCACAAATCTCTCCATGGCCCTCTGGAG GTTTTATATAGGTTTCTGGAGTATTTCAGCAAGTTTGACTGGGACAACTATTGCATAAGTTTAAATGGCCCTGTTGCATTATCGTCTTTGCCAAATCAAATTG TCGAAGCAACAAATACACCTGGCAGTGATTTGCTGTTTGACAAAGAGTTCCTCAATAACTCGGTGCAAAAAACAGATTCTAATGCATGCAATACTGAGTTCCGTTCAAAATATCTGAACATAATTGATCCACTAAAGGAACACAACAATCTTGGCAGAAGTGTGAACAAAG CCAGCTTTAATCGTATTCGGACTGCTTTTTCGTATGGTGCTCAGAAGCTTGGTCAAGTTCTCTTGTTACAACCAGAACTTATTCCTGATGAAATTTATGGATTTTTCAAGAATACATTGAATAGGATTGGAAGTGGAGTAAGGCCAGACATTGGAGATGAAAGCTATAATGATGCATTTCGTTGTGAGTCCTTCCTTGGTCCTGGCAAGGCATTGTGGGATGAGATGTCGAGCATGAAAATTTCCTGCAATAATCAAGATGAGAACAGAGGTCCTCACCATCTTTCAAAGTGCTTAGTTAACAATGACTCATATGCCACCTTGAATGTGCCTACACATTTTCATGGAGATCACATGGTAGCATCAAGTACTGATTTGAGTCTAAAATCGTCCTGTTTCATCCAAGAGACACCAAATCAGTATCCTTTGTTTTACCTAGAAGATGGCAATGGTAGCAGCGAACAGTACTTGGACCATGAAATGGTGGAACAGGCATCTTGTTGTACAGCTGAAACCTGCCATGCGAATGAAGAACCATCAATGCATCCACAAGTTTATCCAAACAATACGTTACATACATTTTACTCAAGTTTGGCCAATAATTTGGAATATTCCAAATCTGGTCAGTCAGACATGACAAATTCGAGTATAAATGTTGCCCATgaggaaaaacaaaaattttctccCTCCCCATTGAGCTTGGTGGATCTATCAGGTGATCTAGATTTGCAATTGAGATGCCTCCGCCAAGTTCAGTATCACCTAGAATACATGTTTGATGGTTTTTTGCAGTCTGTTCAAGAAGCATCTTCTGACTGTAAGGTTGCAAGGGACTCGTTTGAAATTCCAGCTGttaacatcacatcgaattctGATGTGGTGCTGCCAGGTCTGTTATCACCTTCATCTACTGAAACTGATGAGAGGAGATTATCTCCAGTTTCCTCTTCTCATAGCACCGAAGATTCTTCACAGCAGTCACATGATGAGAGCAACTGGG ATAATTCTGTTCAATTGTATGATAGCTCAGATGATATCTCCAATATGCATGAAACAGATCAACATATTCTCCAAAAG CACATGGTATCTTTAGGACAGAACAAGACACTAATCAATCGACAAGTGAGAGTTAAAAGCAATCAAGCATCAGTTCCAAAAGGAAAATTTTCCATTTGTAAGGAGCAAATAACACAAGACACTGCAACCAAGGACATAAAGTTAAGCCGGCATTTGAGAGTCAAGGACAGTGAGCATGAATATATAAGCACTGCTAAGAAGATTTCGAGCTATAATTGTGACACTTGCTTAGAATGTGTCAAACCTGAAAGTGAAGCAATGATACCAAGGCATTACAAGCATGCCCGCTCAAGCAAGAACTCATTTGAGCATCGGATTTATGATATTGACATGGGGTTTGCCCGATCTGGTAGTTCACGGAATCAAATGCCAAAATATCAATCACTGAAGAATCAGGATATGTCAAGCTTAAATGTCCAAAAAGAGCATGAAATTAACTGGCCCAGAAAACAAATGCCATCCGAGCTGTTGAAGCTCCAAAACAGTCTACGTGGCAGGGCTTGCTCAAACAAGAAATTAGCTGCAAAACAAATTAACAATAATCACAAAGAACATCTATCTTTTGTAAGGGATCCAGAACAGATGCCATATAATCAGGTTAACTCAAACAAAGAGTTTGAGACTGTTGGCAAATCCAGCCAATTATTGCCACGGGTACAGCTCTCTCTTCATAACGACAGAAGCCTTACAGCATCTACTTGTCAGTCCTCATTCCCTGTGACAAAAGGATCTACTCAATTCAACGACTTGGAGATGCCTTCACTAGAAAATATTGAGTTTGGAACTTTGGGGTCTTTTTCATTGACACTTGTGTCACCAAAATCGAATAAGAATCCCAACACACACTCAACCAGTAAGACATGTGCCGATGCTGCTGCATTGGCATTGCAAAGCCATCCAACACAAAGCAG GTCACCAGGATTCTACAAAGTTGGAGATGAAGATCACTTCCCACCTCTCCGTGCTGGGACTCGCTGA
- the LOC4332766 gene encoding uncharacterized protein isoform X1: MMAGGGGGGGGGTLAAAMARAAPGAAAIPAGAVARAEEAAGEVVRRVRPTEASERRRAAVVGYARRLVGTALGCEVFAYGSVPLKTYLPDGDVDLTVLGNTSYGSTLIDDIYHILQSEEQNCDAEFEVKDLQLINAEVRLIKCTIENIVVDISFNQTGGICALCFLELVDRKVGKNHLVKNSIILIKAWCYYESRLLGAHHGLISTYALETLILYIFNLFHKSLHGPLEVLYRFLEYFSKFDWDNYCISLNGPVALSSLPNQIVEATNTPGSDLLFDKEFLNNSVQKTDSNACNTEFRSKYLNIIDPLKEHNNLGRSVNKASFNRIRTAFSYGAQKLGQVLLLQPELIPDEIYGFFKNTLNRIGSGVRPDIGDESYNDAFRCESFLGPGKALWDEMSSMKISCNNQDENRGPHHLSKCLVNNDSYATLNVPTHFHGDHMVASSTDLSLKSSCFIQETPNQYPLFYLEDGNGSSEQYLDHEMVEQASCCTAETCHANEEPSMHPQVYPNNTLHTFYSSLANNLEYSKSGQSDMTNSSINVAHEEKQKFSPSPLSLVDLSGDLDLQLRCLRQVQYHLEYMFDGFLQSVQEASSDCKVARDSFEIPAVNITSNSDVVLPGLLSPSSTETDERRLSPVSSSHSTEDSSQQSHDESNWGASCQQNFLLIPSQTIAPTNGLSPCSSYANSDNSVQLYDSSDDISNMHETDQHILQKHMVSLGQNKTLINRQVRVKSNQASVPKGKFSICKEQITQDTATKDIKLSRHLRVKDSEHEYISTAKKISSYNCDTCLECVKPESEAMIPRHYKHARSSKNSFEHRIYDIDMGFARSGSSRNQMPKYQSLKNQDMSSLNVQKEHEINWPRKQMPSELLKLQNSLRGRACSNKKLAAKQINNNHKEHLSFVRDPEQMPYNQVNSNKEFETVGKSSQLLPRVQLSLHNDRSLTASTCQSSFPVTKGSTQFNDLEMPSLENIEFGTLGSFSLTLVSPKSNKNPNTHSTSKTCADAAALALQSHPTQSRSPGFYKVGDEDHFPPLRAGTR, from the exons atgatggcgggcggtgggggtgggggagggggagggacgctggcggcggcgatggcgagggcggcgccgggggcggcggcgatcccggcgggggcggtggcgcgcgcggaggaggcggcgggcgaggtggtGCGGCGGGTGCGGCCCACGGAGGCATCCgagcggcgccgcgcggcggtCGTCGGGTACGCGCGGAGGCTCGTCGGCACCGCGCTCGGCTGCGAG GTCTTTGCATATGGATCAGTTCCATTGAAGACTTACCTTCCTGATGGGGACGTTGATCTGACTGTACTCGGCAATACATCTTATGGTAGTACTTTAATTGATGATATCTACCACATCCTTCAGTCAGAAGAGCAGAATTGTGATGCTGAATTTGAAGTAAAGGACTTGCAACTGATCAATGCTGAG GTCAGACTTATTAAATGCACTATTGAAAATATTGTCGTTGACATCTCATTCAACCAAACTGGTGGAATCTGCGCACTTTGCTTCCTTGAGCTG GTTGACCGTAAAGTTGGAAAAAATCATCTAGTCAAGAATAGCATTATATTAATCAAGGCATGGTGTTATTATGAAAGTCGTCTACTAGGAGCTCATCATGGACTGATATCAACTTACGCACTGGAAACTCTTATTCTTTACATATTCAATCTATTCCACAAATCTCTCCATGGCCCTCTGGAG GTTTTATATAGGTTTCTGGAGTATTTCAGCAAGTTTGACTGGGACAACTATTGCATAAGTTTAAATGGCCCTGTTGCATTATCGTCTTTGCCAAATCAAATTG TCGAAGCAACAAATACACCTGGCAGTGATTTGCTGTTTGACAAAGAGTTCCTCAATAACTCGGTGCAAAAAACAGATTCTAATGCATGCAATACTGAGTTCCGTTCAAAATATCTGAACATAATTGATCCACTAAAGGAACACAACAATCTTGGCAGAAGTGTGAACAAAG CCAGCTTTAATCGTATTCGGACTGCTTTTTCGTATGGTGCTCAGAAGCTTGGTCAAGTTCTCTTGTTACAACCAGAACTTATTCCTGATGAAATTTATGGATTTTTCAAGAATACATTGAATAGGATTGGAAGTGGAGTAAGGCCAGACATTGGAGATGAAAGCTATAATGATGCATTTCGTTGTGAGTCCTTCCTTGGTCCTGGCAAGGCATTGTGGGATGAGATGTCGAGCATGAAAATTTCCTGCAATAATCAAGATGAGAACAGAGGTCCTCACCATCTTTCAAAGTGCTTAGTTAACAATGACTCATATGCCACCTTGAATGTGCCTACACATTTTCATGGAGATCACATGGTAGCATCAAGTACTGATTTGAGTCTAAAATCGTCCTGTTTCATCCAAGAGACACCAAATCAGTATCCTTTGTTTTACCTAGAAGATGGCAATGGTAGCAGCGAACAGTACTTGGACCATGAAATGGTGGAACAGGCATCTTGTTGTACAGCTGAAACCTGCCATGCGAATGAAGAACCATCAATGCATCCACAAGTTTATCCAAACAATACGTTACATACATTTTACTCAAGTTTGGCCAATAATTTGGAATATTCCAAATCTGGTCAGTCAGACATGACAAATTCGAGTATAAATGTTGCCCATgaggaaaaacaaaaattttctccCTCCCCATTGAGCTTGGTGGATCTATCAGGTGATCTAGATTTGCAATTGAGATGCCTCCGCCAAGTTCAGTATCACCTAGAATACATGTTTGATGGTTTTTTGCAGTCTGTTCAAGAAGCATCTTCTGACTGTAAGGTTGCAAGGGACTCGTTTGAAATTCCAGCTGttaacatcacatcgaattctGATGTGGTGCTGCCAGGTCTGTTATCACCTTCATCTACTGAAACTGATGAGAGGAGATTATCTCCAGTTTCCTCTTCTCATAGCACCGAAGATTCTTCACAGCAGTCACATGATGAGAGCAACTGGGGTGCGTCTTGTCAGCAGAACTTTTTATTAATACCCTCTCAAACAATTGCTCCAACCAATGGACTGTCACCATGTTCTTCTTATGCTAATTCAGATAATTCTGTTCAATTGTATGATAGCTCAGATGATATCTCCAATATGCATGAAACAGATCAACATATTCTCCAAAAG CACATGGTATCTTTAGGACAGAACAAGACACTAATCAATCGACAAGTGAGAGTTAAAAGCAATCAAGCATCAGTTCCAAAAGGAAAATTTTCCATTTGTAAGGAGCAAATAACACAAGACACTGCAACCAAGGACATAAAGTTAAGCCGGCATTTGAGAGTCAAGGACAGTGAGCATGAATATATAAGCACTGCTAAGAAGATTTCGAGCTATAATTGTGACACTTGCTTAGAATGTGTCAAACCTGAAAGTGAAGCAATGATACCAAGGCATTACAAGCATGCCCGCTCAAGCAAGAACTCATTTGAGCATCGGATTTATGATATTGACATGGGGTTTGCCCGATCTGGTAGTTCACGGAATCAAATGCCAAAATATCAATCACTGAAGAATCAGGATATGTCAAGCTTAAATGTCCAAAAAGAGCATGAAATTAACTGGCCCAGAAAACAAATGCCATCCGAGCTGTTGAAGCTCCAAAACAGTCTACGTGGCAGGGCTTGCTCAAACAAGAAATTAGCTGCAAAACAAATTAACAATAATCACAAAGAACATCTATCTTTTGTAAGGGATCCAGAACAGATGCCATATAATCAGGTTAACTCAAACAAAGAGTTTGAGACTGTTGGCAAATCCAGCCAATTATTGCCACGGGTACAGCTCTCTCTTCATAACGACAGAAGCCTTACAGCATCTACTTGTCAGTCCTCATTCCCTGTGACAAAAGGATCTACTCAATTCAACGACTTGGAGATGCCTTCACTAGAAAATATTGAGTTTGGAACTTTGGGGTCTTTTTCATTGACACTTGTGTCACCAAAATCGAATAAGAATCCCAACACACACTCAACCAGTAAGACATGTGCCGATGCTGCTGCATTGGCATTGCAAAGCCATCCAACACAAAGCAG GTCACCAGGATTCTACAAAGTTGGAGATGAAGATCACTTCCCACCTCTCCGTGCTGGGACTCGCTGA
- the LOC4332766 gene encoding uncharacterized protein isoform X4 has product MMAGGGGGGGGGTLAAAMARAAPGAAAIPAGAVARAEEAAGEVVRRVRPTEASERRRAAVVGYARRLVGTALGCEVFAYGSVPLKTYLPDGDVDLTVLGNTSYGSTLIDDIYHILQSEEQNCDAEFEVKDLQLINAEVRLIKCTIENIVVDISFNQTGGICALCFLELVDRKVGKNHLVKNSIILIKAWCYYESRLLGAHHGLISTYALETLILYIFNLFHKSLHGPLEVLYRFLEYFSKFDWDNYCISLNGPVALSSLPNQIVEATNTPGSDLLFDKEFLNNSVQKTDSNACNTEFRSKYLNIIDPLKEHNNLGRSVNKASFNRIRTAFSYGAQKLGQVLLLQPELIPDEIYGFFKNTLNRIGSGVRPDIGDESYNDAFRCESFLGPGKALWDEMSSMKISCNNQDENRGPHHLSKCLVNNDSYATLNVPTHFHGDHMVASSTDLSLKSSCFIQETPNQYPLFYLEDGNGSSEQYLDHEMVEQASCCTAETCHANEEPSMHPQVYPNNTLHTFYSSLANNLEYSKSGQSDMTNSSINVAHEEKQKFSPSPLSLVDLSGDLDLQLRCLRQVQYHLEYMFDGFLQSVQEASSDCKVARDSFEIPAVNITSNSDVVLPGLLSPSSTETDERRLSPVSSSHSTEDSSQQSHDESNWDDISNMHETDQHILQKHMVSLGQNKTLINRQVRVKSNQASVPKGKFSICKEQITQDTATKDIKLSRHLRVKDSEHEYISTAKKISSYNCDTCLECVKPESEAMIPRHYKHARSSKNSFEHRIYDIDMGFARSGSSRNQMPKYQSLKNQDMSSLNVQKEHEINWPRKQMPSELLKLQNSLRGRACSNKKLAAKQINNNHKEHLSFVRDPEQMPYNQVNSNKEFETVGKSSQLLPRVQLSLHNDRSLTASTCQSSFPVTKGSTQFNDLEMPSLENIEFGTLGSFSLTLVSPKSNKNPNTHSTSKTCADAAALALQSHPTQSRSPGFYKVGDEDHFPPLRAGTR; this is encoded by the exons atgatggcgggcggtgggggtgggggagggggagggacgctggcggcggcgatggcgagggcggcgccgggggcggcggcgatcccggcgggggcggtggcgcgcgcggaggaggcggcgggcgaggtggtGCGGCGGGTGCGGCCCACGGAGGCATCCgagcggcgccgcgcggcggtCGTCGGGTACGCGCGGAGGCTCGTCGGCACCGCGCTCGGCTGCGAG GTCTTTGCATATGGATCAGTTCCATTGAAGACTTACCTTCCTGATGGGGACGTTGATCTGACTGTACTCGGCAATACATCTTATGGTAGTACTTTAATTGATGATATCTACCACATCCTTCAGTCAGAAGAGCAGAATTGTGATGCTGAATTTGAAGTAAAGGACTTGCAACTGATCAATGCTGAG GTCAGACTTATTAAATGCACTATTGAAAATATTGTCGTTGACATCTCATTCAACCAAACTGGTGGAATCTGCGCACTTTGCTTCCTTGAGCTG GTTGACCGTAAAGTTGGAAAAAATCATCTAGTCAAGAATAGCATTATATTAATCAAGGCATGGTGTTATTATGAAAGTCGTCTACTAGGAGCTCATCATGGACTGATATCAACTTACGCACTGGAAACTCTTATTCTTTACATATTCAATCTATTCCACAAATCTCTCCATGGCCCTCTGGAG GTTTTATATAGGTTTCTGGAGTATTTCAGCAAGTTTGACTGGGACAACTATTGCATAAGTTTAAATGGCCCTGTTGCATTATCGTCTTTGCCAAATCAAATTG TCGAAGCAACAAATACACCTGGCAGTGATTTGCTGTTTGACAAAGAGTTCCTCAATAACTCGGTGCAAAAAACAGATTCTAATGCATGCAATACTGAGTTCCGTTCAAAATATCTGAACATAATTGATCCACTAAAGGAACACAACAATCTTGGCAGAAGTGTGAACAAAG CCAGCTTTAATCGTATTCGGACTGCTTTTTCGTATGGTGCTCAGAAGCTTGGTCAAGTTCTCTTGTTACAACCAGAACTTATTCCTGATGAAATTTATGGATTTTTCAAGAATACATTGAATAGGATTGGAAGTGGAGTAAGGCCAGACATTGGAGATGAAAGCTATAATGATGCATTTCGTTGTGAGTCCTTCCTTGGTCCTGGCAAGGCATTGTGGGATGAGATGTCGAGCATGAAAATTTCCTGCAATAATCAAGATGAGAACAGAGGTCCTCACCATCTTTCAAAGTGCTTAGTTAACAATGACTCATATGCCACCTTGAATGTGCCTACACATTTTCATGGAGATCACATGGTAGCATCAAGTACTGATTTGAGTCTAAAATCGTCCTGTTTCATCCAAGAGACACCAAATCAGTATCCTTTGTTTTACCTAGAAGATGGCAATGGTAGCAGCGAACAGTACTTGGACCATGAAATGGTGGAACAGGCATCTTGTTGTACAGCTGAAACCTGCCATGCGAATGAAGAACCATCAATGCATCCACAAGTTTATCCAAACAATACGTTACATACATTTTACTCAAGTTTGGCCAATAATTTGGAATATTCCAAATCTGGTCAGTCAGACATGACAAATTCGAGTATAAATGTTGCCCATgaggaaaaacaaaaattttctccCTCCCCATTGAGCTTGGTGGATCTATCAGGTGATCTAGATTTGCAATTGAGATGCCTCCGCCAAGTTCAGTATCACCTAGAATACATGTTTGATGGTTTTTTGCAGTCTGTTCAAGAAGCATCTTCTGACTGTAAGGTTGCAAGGGACTCGTTTGAAATTCCAGCTGttaacatcacatcgaattctGATGTGGTGCTGCCAGGTCTGTTATCACCTTCATCTACTGAAACTGATGAGAGGAGATTATCTCCAGTTTCCTCTTCTCATAGCACCGAAGATTCTTCACAGCAGTCACATGATGAGAGCAACTGGG ATGATATCTCCAATATGCATGAAACAGATCAACATATTCTCCAAAAG CACATGGTATCTTTAGGACAGAACAAGACACTAATCAATCGACAAGTGAGAGTTAAAAGCAATCAAGCATCAGTTCCAAAAGGAAAATTTTCCATTTGTAAGGAGCAAATAACACAAGACACTGCAACCAAGGACATAAAGTTAAGCCGGCATTTGAGAGTCAAGGACAGTGAGCATGAATATATAAGCACTGCTAAGAAGATTTCGAGCTATAATTGTGACACTTGCTTAGAATGTGTCAAACCTGAAAGTGAAGCAATGATACCAAGGCATTACAAGCATGCCCGCTCAAGCAAGAACTCATTTGAGCATCGGATTTATGATATTGACATGGGGTTTGCCCGATCTGGTAGTTCACGGAATCAAATGCCAAAATATCAATCACTGAAGAATCAGGATATGTCAAGCTTAAATGTCCAAAAAGAGCATGAAATTAACTGGCCCAGAAAACAAATGCCATCCGAGCTGTTGAAGCTCCAAAACAGTCTACGTGGCAGGGCTTGCTCAAACAAGAAATTAGCTGCAAAACAAATTAACAATAATCACAAAGAACATCTATCTTTTGTAAGGGATCCAGAACAGATGCCATATAATCAGGTTAACTCAAACAAAGAGTTTGAGACTGTTGGCAAATCCAGCCAATTATTGCCACGGGTACAGCTCTCTCTTCATAACGACAGAAGCCTTACAGCATCTACTTGTCAGTCCTCATTCCCTGTGACAAAAGGATCTACTCAATTCAACGACTTGGAGATGCCTTCACTAGAAAATATTGAGTTTGGAACTTTGGGGTCTTTTTCATTGACACTTGTGTCACCAAAATCGAATAAGAATCCCAACACACACTCAACCAGTAAGACATGTGCCGATGCTGCTGCATTGGCATTGCAAAGCCATCCAACACAAAGCAG GTCACCAGGATTCTACAAAGTTGGAGATGAAGATCACTTCCCACCTCTCCGTGCTGGGACTCGCTGA